One genomic window of Quercus lobata isolate SW786 chromosome 9, ValleyOak3.0 Primary Assembly, whole genome shotgun sequence includes the following:
- the LOC115961907 gene encoding uncharacterized protein LOC115961907: MATTNNVQGDELRPTTLERQVQTLMATVERLTKQNQDLEEQLRQKNAAMGTQGENQEGTSAERRDQEGPEGSNAPSRPKRQDMSCPSVTDMAQPHIVAEMQAMKEQMDVMMNALKGRVSSDLDDLVHRTDSPFTASVNSFPLPPKFRMPQVENYDGNKDPLDHLESFKTLMHLQGVPDEIICRAFPTTLKGPARIWFSRLTPNSISTFKELSAQFASHFIGGHRYKKSTACLISIKQREDETLRSYIARFNKEALSIDEANDKILVAAFTNGLRKGKFLFSLYKNDPKTMSDVLYRATKYMNAEDALLTREKRERQEDTRQDRGQKMARTGDAEQTEATPPVEHQAPTEVLPVKRMA; the protein is encoded by the coding sequence ATGGCAACTACCAACAACGTTCAGGGAGACGAGCTGCGACCCACTACCCTGGAGAGGCAGGTCCAAACCCTCATGGCAACAGTGGAACGTCTCACCAAACAGAATCAGGACCTTGAAGAACAGCTACGGCAAAAGAACGCCGCTATGGGTACCCAAGGGGAAAATCAAGAAGGTACCAGTGCCGAGCGAAGAGACCAAGAGGGGCCGGAAGGTAGTAATGCCCCAAGCAGACCCAAGCGACAAGATATGAGCTGTCCATCCGTCACTGATATGGCTCAACCCCACATtgtcgcggagatgcaggcgatgaaggaacagatggacGTCATGATGAACGCCCTCAAAGGACGGGTGTCCAGCGACCTTGATGATCTGGTCCACCGAACCGACTCGCCGTTCACCGCgtccgtcaactccttcccccttcCACCAAAGTTCCGTATGCCGCAAGTGGAAAACTACGACGGAAACAAAGACCCTCTAGATCATTTGGAgtccttcaagaccctgatgcaccttcagggggTACCCGACGAGATCATATGCAGAGCTTTCCCCACCACGCTGAAGGGTCCCGCAAGGATATGGTTTAGCAGGCTGACGCCTAACTCCATCAGTactttcaaggagctaagcgccCAGTTTGCTTcgcacttcatcggaggacacAGGTATAAGAAGTCTACAGCATGCTTGATAAGCATCAAGCAGCGGGAAGATGAGACGCTAAGGTCTTACATAGCACGCTTTAACAAAGAGGCGCTTTCAATTGATGAAGCTAACGACAAGATACTTGTAGCCGCTTTCACAAATGGGCTGCGGAAGGGTAAGTTCCTATTTTCACTATATAAGAACGACCCGAAGACTATGTCGGACGTGCTTTACAGGGcaaccaagtacatgaatgctgagGACGCGCTTCTGACtcgagagaagagagaaaggcaAGAGGATACGCGACAGGACAGAGGGCAGAAGATGGCAAGAACTGGAGACGCTGAACAGACAGAAGCTACACCGCCCGTGGAACACCAAGCACCTACGGAAGTACTACCAGTAAAAAGGATGGCATGA